One stretch of Pararhizobium qamdonense DNA includes these proteins:
- a CDS encoding VOC family protein — translation MSAISHITFGTNDKARSAKFYDAVLGAIGFSRLPKPAEKPLAYEKNGQMPIIYIYTPEDGRPATWGNGTHVAFVAETRAQVHAFHALALTLGGINEGAPGPRMSYGPNYYAAYIRDPDGNKLQAVCYAGD, via the coding sequence ATGTCAGCAATCAGCCACATCACGTTTGGAACGAACGATAAGGCGCGGTCCGCAAAATTCTATGATGCAGTTCTAGGTGCAATAGGCTTTTCTCGGTTGCCCAAGCCTGCGGAAAAACCATTGGCCTATGAGAAAAATGGTCAGATGCCGATTATCTACATCTACACCCCGGAAGACGGCCGTCCCGCGACATGGGGAAACGGGACGCATGTTGCATTTGTTGCCGAGACCAGAGCACAGGTTCATGCGTTTCACGCGTTGGCGCTGACATTGGGAGGCATAAACGAAGGCGCCCCTGGGCCGCGCATGTCTTATGGACCCAACTATTATGCGGCGTATATCCGCGACCCCGATGGAAACAAGCTGCAGGCTGTCTGTTACGCCGGGGATTGA
- a CDS encoding ATP-binding protein, whose amino-acid sequence MKVGIDMGTASNGASVPLDIEELLATRLLVQGNSGSGKSHLLRRLLEQSAPWVQQCIIDPEGDFVTLADKFGHVVIEGERTEAELIGIASRIRQHRVSCVLSLEGLDIEQQMRSAGIFLNAMFDADRDYWYPVLVVVDEAQMFAPSVAGDVSEEARKISLGAMTNLMCRGRKRGLAGVIATQRLAKLAKNVAAEASNFLMGRTFLDIDMARAADLLGMDRRTAEMFRDLKRGSFVALGPALSRRPLPVTIGNVETSARSTSPKLTPLPQAVPDVEDLIFTPDPDELIRPIVRRASAQPRPATDILAELSRPRPEPAGLAEPKAPVPEMPVLEREALLDGLLSEILENPDAAFRADAELFQDFLVRCRIRRVPGAPLSLSAFRRKMAVARSGVDAETAAGEIWASALTLSRNVTDDLQGVFLLVAQSAVRNLPCPSDAMIARAYGTHSARRARRLLGYFEEQGLIVVHSDLSGKRIVAFPDLQVETAPGAADAVYDEAGSRNAAE is encoded by the coding sequence ATGAAAGTCGGCATCGATATGGGGACGGCGTCTAATGGCGCATCCGTTCCGCTCGATATCGAGGAGCTTCTGGCGACGCGTCTTCTGGTGCAGGGCAATTCCGGTTCTGGAAAGTCGCATCTGCTGCGCCGTTTGCTGGAACAGTCCGCGCCCTGGGTGCAACAATGCATCATCGATCCGGAAGGCGATTTCGTGACACTGGCCGACAAGTTCGGCCATGTGGTCATCGAGGGCGAGCGCACGGAGGCCGAGCTGATCGGCATTGCCAGCCGTATCCGTCAGCACCGGGTATCCTGCGTCCTGTCGCTGGAGGGGCTGGATATCGAGCAGCAGATGCGCAGCGCCGGCATCTTCCTCAACGCCATGTTCGATGCCGATCGCGATTACTGGTATCCGGTGCTCGTCGTTGTCGATGAAGCCCAGATGTTTGCGCCATCGGTTGCCGGCGACGTTTCGGAAGAGGCGCGCAAGATTTCGCTGGGTGCCATGACCAACTTGATGTGCCGGGGCCGTAAACGCGGCCTGGCTGGCGTCATCGCCACGCAGCGTCTGGCCAAGCTTGCCAAGAACGTTGCCGCTGAAGCCTCGAATTTCCTGATGGGCCGCACCTTTCTCGATATCGACATGGCGCGCGCCGCCGATCTGCTCGGCATGGACCGCCGCACCGCCGAGATGTTCCGCGATCTGAAGCGCGGCTCGTTCGTGGCGCTCGGCCCGGCTCTGTCGCGGCGTCCGCTGCCGGTGACGATCGGCAATGTCGAGACGTCGGCCCGCTCCACCAGCCCGAAACTGACGCCTTTGCCGCAAGCGGTTCCCGATGTCGAAGACCTGATCTTCACGCCGGACCCGGATGAACTGATCCGGCCGATCGTGCGCCGTGCAAGCGCCCAGCCTCGGCCCGCCACGGATATTCTCGCCGAACTGTCCCGGCCGCGCCCGGAACCGGCCGGTCTTGCAGAGCCCAAGGCGCCGGTACCGGAAATGCCGGTTCTGGAGCGCGAGGCGCTGCTGGACGGATTGCTGTCCGAAATTCTCGAAAATCCCGATGCGGCGTTTCGCGCCGATGCCGAGCTGTTCCAGGACTTCCTCGTGCGCTGCCGTATCCGCCGCGTGCCGGGCGCTCCTTTGTCGCTCAGCGCTTTCCGGCGCAAGATGGCGGTTGCCCGCTCCGGTGTCGATGCAGAGACGGCTGCAGGCGAAATCTGGGCTTCGGCGCTCACTCTGTCGCGCAATGTCACCGACGATCTGCAGGGCGTCTTCCTGCTGGTGGCACAATCGGCCGTCCGCAATCTGCCATGTCCGTCTGACGCGATGATCGCGCGGGCCTATGGCACCCACTCAGCCCGCCGCGCCCGCCGTCTGCTCGGCTATTTTGAAGAGCAGGGGCTGATCGTGGTTCACAGCGATCTTTCCGGCAAACGGATCGTGGCCTTTCCGGATTTGCAGGTGGAGACAGCGCCGGGGGCCGCCGATGCTGTTTACGATGAGGCGGGAAGCCGGAACGCTGCGGAATAA